From a single Hippopotamus amphibius kiboko isolate mHipAmp2 chromosome X, mHipAmp2.hap2, whole genome shotgun sequence genomic region:
- the ERCC6L gene encoding DNA excision repair protein ERCC-6-like — MEAARGFAEAGALSPEQAARYLRYVKEAKEAARNGDLEEALKLFNLAKDIFPNEKVMSRIQKIQEALKELAEQGDDEFTDVCSSGLLLYRDLHDQLFEYQKEGVAFLYSLYRDGRRGGILADDMGLGKTVQVIAFLSGMFDASLVKHVLLIMPASLIGTWLREFVKWTPGMRVKTFHGPSKDERTRNLSRIQQRNGVIITTYQMLINNWPQLSSLNGQEFVWDYVILDEAHKIKTSSTKSAVCARTIAASNRILLTGTPIQNNLQELWSLFDFACQGSLLGTLKTFKMEYENPITRAREKDATPGEKALGFKMSENLMAIIKPYFFRRTKEEVQKKKSSNPEIQLSEKSPDVGAICEMPSLSRKNDLIIWIRLVPLQEEIYRKFVSLDHIKELLMETRSPLAELGVLKKLCDHPRLLSTRACGLLNLGAVKFSVQDEGEGEDSSDVDHIDQISDDTLMEESGKMVFLMDLLKRLRDEGHQTLVFSHSRQILNIIERLLKNRHFKILRIDGTITHLVEREKRISLFQQNKDYSVFLLTTQIGGVGLTLTAASRVVIFDPSWNPATDAQAVDRVYRIGQKENVVVYRLITCGTVEEKIYRRQVFKDSLIRQTTGDKKNPFRYFSKQELRELFAIEDFQNSATQLQLQSLHAAQRRSDKNLDEHIAFLHSLRIAGISDHDLMYTHDLSVKEELDVFEDSHYIQQRVQKAQFLVEFESQNTELLMERQKTGNEVIWLREPVFPSQTKEKCPKLNKPQPQPSPRQPIHHTQEEEISSQMASVIIEDLPEEGEKQALSRRKMNVTIPQDGRHPCASTIDADFVATLPKGCGDGEEIWIDSLSGMALQKEASREGPMQEAQQESPLGSFNYLPSKSVRADLAPNLDQLEDDEILHHCNLWPANPETKEYQRPESNISAITIADDDLAAAHSALQDAQANEAKSEKGTLASSAQYACDFNLFLEDSADNGQNLSSQSLEHVEKENSLCGSAVNSRAKSMLSKACLSVGLSEKDEPEKVVVNVKVIRKPRRIDSDDEGEHDTFKDTSSTNPFNTSPFPFLSVKQFDASTPKNDISPPGRFFSPKISDSINKSINSRRSLASRRSLINVVLDHVEDMEERLDNSSEAKVAEGYLEEGAEEGSGEAPEHTEEDPSRETLPSENKSGQLGTPKPGALAQATSPGDPEPLSGGQLVDSPQDKAVEAVNDYETLVLRGKELKECGKIQEALDCLVKALDIKSSDPEVMLMTLSLYKQLNKT; from the coding sequence atacgTGAAAGAGGCCAAAGAAGCAGCCAGGAATGGAGATCTGGAGGAAGCACTTAAACTTTTCAATTTGGCGAAGGACATTTTTCCCAATGAAAAAGTGATGAGCAGAATCCAAAAAATACAGGAAGCCTTGAAGGAGTTGGCAGAACAGGGAGATGATGAATTCACAGATGTGTGCAGCTCTGGCCTGCTGCTTTATAGAGACCTGCACGACCAACTATTTGAGTACCAGAAGGAAGGTGTAGCTTTCCTCTATAGCCTGTATAGGGATGGAAGGAGAGGTGGTATTCTGGCAGATGATATGGGATTAGGAAAGACGGTTCAGGTCATCGCTTTCCTTTCTGGTATGTTTGATGCTTCACTTGTGAAGCATGTGCTACTGATCATGCCAGCCAGTCTCATCGGCACATGGCTAAGAGAATTTGTGAAGTGGACCCCAGGAATGAGAGTCAAAACCTTTCACGGTCCTAGCAAAGATGAACGTACCAGAAATCTCAGTCGGATTCAGCAAAGGAACGGTGTCATTATCACCACATACCAAATGTTAATCAATAATTGGCCGCAACTTTCCAGCTTGAATGGCCAAGAGTTTGTGTGGGACTATGTCATCCTTGATGaagcacataaaataaaaacctcatcTACCAAGTCAGCAGTATGTGCTCGTACTATCGCTGCCAGTAATCGCATCCTCCTCACAGGAACCCCGATCCAGAATAATTTACAGGAACTGTGGTCCCTCTTTGATTTTGCTTGTCAAGGGTCCCTGTTAGgaacattaaaaacttttaaaatggagTATGAAAATCCTATTACTAGAGCAAGAGAAAAGGATGCTACCCCAGGGGAAAAAGCCTTGGGATTTAAAATGTCTGAAAACTTAATGGCAATCATAAAGCCCTATTTTTTCAGGAGGACTAAAGAAGAGGTACAGAAGAAAAAGTCAAGCAACCCAGAGATCCAGCTTAGTGAAAAGAGTCCAGATGTTGGTGCCATATGTGAAATGCCTTCCCTTTCCAGGAAAAATGATTTAATTATTTGGATACGTCTTGTACCTTTACAGGAAGAAATATACAGGAAATTTGTGTCTCTAGATCATATCAAGGAGTTGTTAATGGAGACACGCTCACCTTTGGCTGAGCTAGGTGTCTTAAAGAAGCTCTGTGATCATCCTAGGCTGCTATCTACACGGGCTTGTGGTTTGCTGAATCTAGGAGCTGTCAAATTCTCTGTTCAAGATGAAGGTGAAGGGGAAGATTCCTCAGATGTGGACCATATTGATCAAATAAGTGATGATACACTGATggaagaatctggaaaaatggtattTCTAATGGACCTCCTTAAGAGACTGCGAGATGAAGGGCATCAAACTCTGGTGTTTTCCCATTCAAGACAAATTCTAAACATCATTGAACGCCTCTTAAAGAATAGGCACTTTAAGATATTGAGAATTGATGGAACAATTACTCATCTTGTGGAACGAGAAAAAAGAATTAGCTTATTCCAGCAAAATAAAGATTACTCTGTTTTTTTGCTTACCACTCAAATAGGTGGTGTTGGCTTAACACTCACCGCGGCAAGTAGAGTGGTCATCTTTGACCCTAGCTGGAATCCTGCAACTGATGCTCAAGCTGTGGATAGAGTTTACCGAATtggacaaaaagaaaatgttgtagTTTATAGGCTAATCACTTGTGGAACTgtagaggaaaaaatatacagaagaCAGGTCTTCAAGGACTCATTAATAAGACAAACTACTGGTGATAAGAAGAACCCTTTCCGATATTTTAGTAAACAAGAATTGAGAGAGCTCTTTGCAATTGAGGATTTTCAGAACTCTGCAACCCAGCTGCAGCTTCAGTCTTTGCATGCTGCTCAGAGGAGATCTGATAAGAACCTAGATGAACATATTGCCTTCTTGCACTCTTTGAGGATAGCTGGAATCTCAGACCATGATTTGATGTACACACATGATCTATCTGTTAAAGAAGAGCTTGATGTGTTCGAAGACTCTCACTATATTCAACAAAGGGTTCAGAAAGCTCAATTCCTTGTTGAATTTGAGTCTCAAAATACAGAGCTCTTAATGGAAAGACAAAAAACTGGAAATGAGGTGATCTGGCTGAGAGAACCTGTATTTCCTTCTCAAACAAAGGAGAAATGCCCCAAATTAAATAAACCACAGCCTCAGCCTTCACCTCGTCAACCTATTCATCACACTCAGGAAGAAGAAATCAGTTCCCAAATGGCAAGCGTAATCATTGAGGATCTGCCTGAAGAGGGTGAGAAACAAGCTCTCTCCAGGAGAAAGATGAACGTTACCATCCCACAAGATGGTAGGCACCCATGTGCAAGTACAATTGATGCTGACTTTGTAGCTACTTTACCCAAGGGGTgtggagatggagaagaaatTTGGATTGACTCTTTATCAGGAATGGCTCTACAAAAAGAGGCATCAAGAGAGGGGCCTATGCAGGAGGCACAGCAAGAGAGCCCTCTGGGAAGTTTTAATTATTTACCTAGCAAGTCAGTCAGAGCTGATCTTGCGCCAAATCTAGATCAACTAGAGGATGATGAGATTTTACATCACTGCAATCTCTGGCCTGCTAATCCCGAAACAAAGGAATATCAAAGGCCAGAATCGAATATATCTGCTATTACAATAGCTGATGATGACTTAGCAGCAGCCCACAGTGCACTGCAGGATGCGCAAGCGAATGAGGCCAAGTCAGAAAAGGGAACTTTAGCATCTTCAGCACAGTATGCATGTGATTTCAATCTTTTCTTGGAAGACTCTGCAGACAATGGACAAAATCTTTCCAGTCAGTCTTTGGAGCATGTGGAGAAAGAAAACAGCTTGTGTGGCTCTGCAGTTAATTCCAGAGCAAAGTCCATGCTTAGCAAAGCATGTCTCAGTGTGGGTCTTTCTGAGAAAGATGAGCCAGAGAAAGTAGTAGTTAATGTGAAAGTCATAAGAAAACCTAGACGAATCGATTCAGATGATGAAGGTGAACATGATACTTTTAAAGATACTTCAAGCACAAATCCATTCAACACATCTCCCTTCCCgtttttatctgtaaaacaatTTGATGCCTCAACTCCCAAAAATGACATCAGTCCACCTGGAAGGTTCTTTTCACCTAAAATATCTGATAGTATAAATAAGTCTATAAACTCTAGAAGATCCCTGGCTTCTAGGAGGTCTCTTATTAATGTGGTTTTAGACCATGTGGAGGATATGGAGGAAAGACTTGACAATAGCAGTGAAGCAAAGGTTGCTGAAGGTTATctggaggaaggagcagaggaagGCAGTGGTGAAGCCCCAGAGCATACAGAAGAAGATCCTTCCAGAGAAACACTGCCTTCAGAAAATAAGTCCGGCCAGTTAGGTACACCTAAGCCTGGTGCTCTGGCTCAGGCAACCTCTCCTGGTGACCCTGAGCCTTTGTCTGGTGGACAGTTGGTTGACTCTCCCCAGGATAAGGCAGTGGAGGCTGTGAACGACTATGAGACTCTTGTCTTGCGTGGAAAAGAACTGAAAGAGTGTGGAAAAATACAGGAGGCCTTAGACTGCTTAGTTAAAGCGCTTGACATAAAAAGCTCAGATCCTGAAGTCATGCTCATGACCTTAAGTTTGTATAAGCAACTTAATAAAACTTGA
- the PIN4 gene encoding peptidyl-prolyl cis-trans isomerase NIMA-interacting 4, which produces MPPKGKSGSGKGGKGKAASGSESSDKKAQGSRGGGNAVKVRHILCEKHGKILEAMEQLKSGMKFNEVAAQYSEDKARQGGDLGWMTRGSMVGPFQEAAFALPISVLDKPVFTDPPVKTKFGYHIIMVEGRK; this is translated from the exons ATGCCGCCGAAAGGAAAAAGCGGTTCTGGAAAAGGGGGGAAAG GAAAAGCAGCCTCTGGGAGTGAGAGTTCTGACAAGAAGGCTCAGGGTTCCAGAGGTGGTGGCAATGCAGTAAAG GTCAGACACATTCTATgtgaaaaacatggaaaaatcttGGAAGCCATGGAACAGTTAAAGTCTGGAATGAAATTCAATGAAGTGGCTGCACAATATAGTGAAGATAAAGCCAGGCAAGGG GGCGACTTGGGTTGGATGACCAGAGGGTCCATGGTGGGACCATTTCAAGAAGCAGCATTCGCCTTGCCTATAAGTGTGCTGGATAAGCCTGTGTTTACAGACCCTCCAGTTAAGACAAAATTTGGGTATCATATTATAATGgttgaagggagaaaataa